In Octopus bimaculoides isolate UCB-OBI-ISO-001 chromosome 5, ASM119413v2, whole genome shotgun sequence, a genomic segment contains:
- the LOC106883321 gene encoding uncharacterized protein LOC106883321 isoform X1 yields the protein MKAVATVLTCWSIMSLLMLCVADRAPANPCMFVANQTIFLADPDGNCSTFYVCSNGHSLQLSCQPAGVWNEETSACVPRYSVFDHCSRKHTDEAVFCEEGLNGTNPYQDNCAHYFDCHPISSNGGRLLKRSGECPYPMLFNSGTRRCEPYRFVQCGPRYEPTEPCEYLSNRCQMEKNCEPCQQRFPSCTQLDDGLQPWTGQLWTSKFMTCKDQRVLYRGDCPSPNLPGIQSIFHPTLKICVSVKVTE from the exons ATGAAAGCCGTGGCTACTGTTTTAACATGTTGGAGCATAATGTCTCTGTTGATGTTGTGTGTAGCTGACAGGGCCCCTGCAAACCCTTGTATGTTTGTCGCCAACCAAACCATATTTCTAGCCGACCCCGATGGTAACTGTTCTACCTTCTATGTCTGTTCAAATGGTCACTCACTTCAGCTTTCATGCCAACCGGCCGGGGTCTGGAACGAAGAAACTTCGGCCTGCGTACCCCGATATTCAGTATTCGACCACT gCAGCCGGAAGCATACAGATGAAGCTGTCTTCTGTGAGGAAGGCCTGAACGGCACCAATCCCTACCAAGACAACTGTGCTCATTATTTCGATTGCCATCCGATATCTTCAAATGGGGGCCGCCTGTTGAAACGTTCGGGTGAGTGCCCTTATCCAATGTTGTTCAACAGCGGCACTCGGAGATGTGAGCCTTATCGATTTGTGCAGTGTGGTCCACGCTATGAACCAACCGAACCAT GTGAATATTTGTCAAACCGCTGTCAAATGGAAAAGAACTGTGAGCCTTGTCAGCAACGGTTCCCGTCTTGCACTCAGCTTGACGATGGATTACAACCTTGGACCGGACAACTTTGGACATCGAAGTTCATGACCTGCAAAGACCAACGTGTGCTCTACAGGGGTGACTGCCCATCACCTAATCTGCCTGGTATCCAGAGTATTTTCCACCCGACATTGAAAATTTGTGTCTCTGTTAAAGTGACTGAATAA
- the LOC106883321 gene encoding uncharacterized protein LOC106883321 isoform X2 → MKAVATVLTCWSIMSLLMLCVADRAPANPCMFVANQTIFLADPDGNCSTFYVCSNGHSLQLSCQPAGVWNEETSACVPRYSVFDHCSRKHTDEAVFCEEGLNGTNPYQDNCAHYFDCHPISSNGGRLLKRSGECPYPMLFNSGTRRCEPYRFVQCGPRYEPTEPYKTV, encoded by the exons ATGAAAGCCGTGGCTACTGTTTTAACATGTTGGAGCATAATGTCTCTGTTGATGTTGTGTGTAGCTGACAGGGCCCCTGCAAACCCTTGTATGTTTGTCGCCAACCAAACCATATTTCTAGCCGACCCCGATGGTAACTGTTCTACCTTCTATGTCTGTTCAAATGGTCACTCACTTCAGCTTTCATGCCAACCGGCCGGGGTCTGGAACGAAGAAACTTCGGCCTGCGTACCCCGATATTCAGTATTCGACCACT gCAGCCGGAAGCATACAGATGAAGCTGTCTTCTGTGAGGAAGGCCTGAACGGCACCAATCCCTACCAAGACAACTGTGCTCATTATTTCGATTGCCATCCGATATCTTCAAATGGGGGCCGCCTGTTGAAACGTTCGGGTGAGTGCCCTTATCCAATGTTGTTCAACAGCGGCACTCGGAGATGTGAGCCTTATCGATTTGTGCAGTGTGGTCCACGCTATGAACCAACCGAACCAT